The proteins below are encoded in one region of Peribacillus muralis:
- the yycF gene encoding response regulator YycF, whose translation MDKKILVVDDEKPIADILQFNLKKEGYEVFCAYDGNEALKMVEERQPDLILLDIMLPQRDGMEVCREVRKKYETPIIMLTAKDSEIDKVLGLELGADDYVTKPFSTREIIARVKANLRRQQAVPVPDQDTNEPKEITIGTLTIHPDAYVVSKRGDTIELTHREFELLHYLAKHIGQVMTREHLLQTVWGYDYFGDVRTVDVTVRRLREKIEDNPSHPGWIVTRRGVGYYLRNPEQE comes from the coding sequence ATGGATAAGAAAATTTTGGTAGTGGACGACGAAAAGCCAATCGCTGATATATTGCAATTCAATCTTAAAAAAGAAGGCTATGAAGTTTTTTGTGCTTATGATGGAAACGAGGCCCTCAAAATGGTGGAAGAACGTCAGCCTGACTTGATCTTGCTTGATATCATGCTGCCTCAGCGCGATGGCATGGAGGTTTGCAGGGAAGTAAGGAAGAAGTATGAAACGCCGATCATCATGCTGACTGCCAAGGATTCAGAGATTGATAAAGTGTTAGGTTTGGAGCTTGGTGCAGATGACTATGTGACGAAACCATTTAGTACCCGGGAAATAATCGCCCGCGTCAAGGCGAATCTAAGACGTCAGCAAGCTGTGCCTGTCCCTGATCAAGATACTAATGAACCGAAGGAAATTACGATAGGAACGCTCACGATCCACCCGGATGCCTATGTAGTGTCGAAACGGGGCGATACGATCGAGTTAACTCACCGTGAGTTTGAGCTGCTTCATTATTTGGCCAAGCATATCGGTCAGGTCATGACAAGGGAGCACTTATTGCAAACGGTTTGGGGCTATGATTACTTTGGCGATGTACGGACCGTCGATGTAACGGTTAGACGTCTTCGTGAGAAGATTGAAGACAATCCAAGCCATCCTGGCTGGATTGTAACTAGAAGAGGGGTCGGTTATTACCTGCGTAACCCTGAACAGGAGTAG
- the walK gene encoding cell wall metabolism sensor histidine kinase WalK — MKKVGFFRSIHFKFVLIYVLLIFVAMQIIGVYFVGELEENLVGNFTKSIKGHVNLLTYSIGEEMEQERGGDDPTLEEAIDTILRDRDNSSNDISEVRVIDTRSRRVIGTSDPSKKDIVGKKTTEVLIKNTLIYGKEDSDVFRDLKTGRRLWVLSTPIEANGEVIGAVYVIAEMENVFEQMDEINSIFMTGTAIALVITAILGILLARTITRPMSDMRKQALVMAKGNFSRKVRVYGDDEIGQLAVTFNNLTKKLQESQSSTEGERRKLSSVLSNMTDGVISTDRRGRVNLINEPAAQLLNISRETVMNQPIIEVLGLEEEYKFDDLLEERESVILDYSKKNRPFILRANFSVIQKETGFVNGLITVLHDITEQEKIESERREFVANVSHELRTPLTTMRSYLEALAEGAWKDEEIAPSFLSVTQNETERMIRLVNDLLQLSKMDSKDYRLKTGWVNFNKFYDHIIDRFEMTKNDDITFKRDLPKEAYFVDIDEDKITQVLYNVISNSLKYSPEGGQVTFRAKATDGFIVVSITDQGVGIPKNVIDKIFDRFYRVDKARARNLGGTGLGLAIAKEMVVAHGGKIWAESVDGKGTTVFFTLPYEQEEEDDWS, encoded by the coding sequence ATGAAAAAGGTTGGTTTTTTTCGCTCAATTCATTTTAAATTTGTTCTGATTTATGTGTTGCTTATTTTCGTGGCGATGCAAATAATCGGAGTATATTTTGTTGGGGAATTGGAAGAAAATCTTGTTGGGAACTTTACGAAATCGATAAAGGGTCACGTTAACTTGCTTACCTATAGCATAGGTGAAGAAATGGAGCAAGAGAGGGGAGGGGACGATCCGACCCTCGAAGAAGCGATTGATACGATATTGAGAGACAGGGATAATTCATCCAATGATATTTCTGAAGTACGTGTTATCGATACCCGAAGCAGACGGGTGATCGGTACCTCGGACCCCAGCAAAAAGGATATTGTCGGGAAAAAGACAACAGAGGTCCTCATCAAGAATACGCTCATTTATGGGAAAGAAGATAGTGATGTTTTCCGCGATCTTAAAACAGGCAGAAGGCTCTGGGTTCTTTCGACTCCGATTGAAGCGAATGGCGAGGTCATTGGAGCCGTCTATGTCATAGCGGAGATGGAAAATGTGTTCGAGCAGATGGATGAAATAAATAGCATCTTCATGACGGGTACGGCCATTGCCTTGGTCATTACCGCCATCTTGGGGATCCTGCTCGCACGAACGATCACCCGGCCCATGTCTGATATGAGGAAACAGGCCCTGGTAATGGCGAAAGGGAACTTTTCCAGAAAGGTCAGGGTATATGGTGATGACGAAATCGGTCAGCTTGCCGTCACCTTTAATAATTTGACTAAAAAGCTTCAAGAGTCGCAATCGAGCACGGAAGGGGAGCGGCGCAAGCTTTCATCCGTCCTTTCCAACATGACGGACGGCGTGATTTCGACGGACAGGCGCGGTCGGGTGAACTTGATCAACGAACCGGCGGCACAGCTATTGAATATTTCGCGTGAAACCGTCATGAACCAGCCGATCATTGAGGTATTGGGTCTTGAAGAAGAATATAAATTTGATGATTTACTGGAAGAACGTGAATCCGTCATCCTTGATTACAGCAAAAAGAACCGCCCGTTCATTTTGAGGGCGAACTTTTCGGTTATTCAAAAGGAAACGGGATTCGTGAATGGTTTGATAACGGTTCTGCATGACATAACCGAGCAGGAAAAAATCGAGAGTGAACGCAGGGAATTCGTGGCCAATGTTTCTCATGAGCTGCGGACCCCGCTTACGACCATGAGGAGTTACCTGGAGGCATTGGCTGAAGGGGCATGGAAGGACGAGGAAATCGCTCCATCGTTTTTAAGTGTTACTCAAAATGAAACGGAGCGAATGATCAGGCTCGTCAATGATTTGCTGCAGCTATCGAAAATGGACAGCAAGGATTACAGGCTTAAAACGGGCTGGGTGAATTTCAACAAATTCTATGACCACATCATCGATCGATTTGAAATGACGAAAAATGATGATATCACGTTCAAGCGTGATCTGCCTAAAGAGGCTTATTTCGTCGATATCGATGAGGATAAGATTACCCAGGTTCTTTATAATGTAATCTCGAACTCGTTGAAGTACTCGCCTGAAGGGGGTCAAGTGACCTTCCGTGCCAAGGCTACCGATGGCTTCATCGTTGTAAGCATTACAGATCAAGGCGTGGGAATCCCGAAAAACGTCATTGATAAAATATTCGACCGATTTTACCGTGTCGATAAAGCGAGGGCGCGGAATTTAGGGGGAACCGGTCTTGGTTTAGCGATTGCAAAAGAAATGGTCGTGGCGCATGGCGGGAAAATTTGGGCGGAAAGTGTGGATGGAAAAGGAACTACGGTATTCTTTACACTTCCTTACGAACAGGAAGAAGAGGATGATTGGTCATGA
- the dnaB gene encoding replicative DNA helicase, translated as MIEQFQDRIPPQNVEAEQAVLGAIFLEPSSLTVTSEVLIPEDFYRSSHQKIFNVMIKLNDEGKAVDLITVTEELAATKNLEEVGGVSYLSELAGSVPTAANVEYYARIVEEKSLLRRLIRTATNIAQEGYSREDEVEELLGEAEKTIMEVAQRKNSGSFQNIKDVLVATYDNIEILTNRKGDVTGIPTGFAELDRMTAGFQRNDLIIVGARPSVGKTAFALNIAQNVATKTEENVAIFSLEMGAEQLVMRMLCAEGNINAQNLRTGSLTDEDWRKLTMAMGSLSNAGIYIDDTPGVRIGEIRSKCRRLKQEHGLGMILIDYLQLIQGDGRSGDNRQQEVSEISRSLKALARELKVPVIALSQLSRGVEQRQDKRPMMSDIRESGSIEQDADIVAFLYRDDYYDKESENKNIIEIIIAKQRNGPVGTVSLAFVKEYNKFVNLERRFDDDSMSPGA; from the coding sequence ATGATAGAACAATTTCAAGATAGGATTCCCCCTCAGAATGTGGAAGCGGAACAAGCTGTACTAGGTGCGATTTTTCTTGAGCCGTCATCCCTGACCGTTACATCGGAAGTTTTGATTCCAGAGGATTTCTATAGAAGCTCGCATCAGAAAATCTTCAATGTGATGATTAAATTGAATGACGAAGGTAAAGCTGTCGATTTGATTACGGTGACGGAGGAACTGGCTGCAACTAAGAACCTCGAAGAAGTTGGCGGTGTATCATATTTAAGTGAACTGGCTGGGTCGGTGCCTACCGCTGCCAACGTTGAATATTATGCCCGCATCGTCGAAGAGAAGTCATTGCTTCGCCGGTTGATCAGGACAGCGACCAACATCGCCCAGGAGGGCTACAGTCGCGAGGACGAGGTCGAGGAGCTGCTTGGGGAAGCAGAAAAAACGATCATGGAAGTGGCCCAGCGTAAAAATTCCGGGTCTTTCCAAAATATTAAAGATGTATTGGTTGCGACGTACGATAATATAGAAATTTTGACTAACCGTAAAGGGGATGTCACGGGAATACCGACAGGGTTTGCTGAACTGGATCGAATGACAGCAGGATTCCAACGCAATGACCTCATTATAGTGGGTGCTCGTCCCTCTGTAGGTAAAACGGCATTTGCCTTGAATATCGCTCAAAACGTTGCGACCAAAACGGAAGAGAACGTAGCGATTTTCAGTCTTGAGATGGGTGCGGAGCAGCTCGTGATGCGTATGCTCTGTGCCGAAGGAAACATTAACGCCCAGAACTTACGGACAGGTTCCTTGACCGATGAAGATTGGCGGAAGCTGACGATGGCGATGGGAAGCTTGTCGAATGCCGGAATATATATCGATGATACGCCAGGTGTTAGGATAGGTGAAATTCGTTCAAAATGCCGCCGTTTAAAGCAGGAGCATGGCCTTGGCATGATCTTGATCGATTACTTGCAGTTAATTCAAGGTGATGGCCGTTCAGGCGACAACCGCCAGCAAGAGGTATCCGAGATTTCACGTTCACTCAAAGCACTCGCTCGTGAACTTAAAGTGCCGGTCATCGCTCTTTCCCAGCTATCCCGGGGAGTGGAGCAGCGCCAGGATAAGCGCCCGATGATGTCCGACATTAGGGAATCAGGAAGTATTGAGCAGGATGCTGATATTGTGGCATTCTTGTATCGTGATGATTATTATGATAAAGAATCCGAGAATAAAAACATCATCGAAATCATCATCGCGAAACAGCGTAACGGACCAGTAGGGACGGTTTCGCTTGCCTTCGTAAAAGAGTACAATAAATTCGTTAACCTCGAACGGCGATTCGATGATGATTCGATGTCGCCCGGGGCATAG
- the rplI gene encoding 50S ribosomal protein L9: MKVIFLKDVKGKGKKGEVKNVADGYAHNFLIKQGLAVEANNTNVKTLEAQKNKEQSLAAEELQQAEDLKVQLEKLTVELSAKAGEGGRLFGSITTKQIAAELQKKHGIKLDKRKMELADGIRSLGHTKLPVRLHPEVTATLTVHVKEIN, translated from the coding sequence ATGAAAGTCATATTTTTAAAAGACGTTAAAGGTAAAGGGAAAAAAGGGGAAGTTAAAAATGTTGCAGATGGATATGCACATAATTTCCTGATTAAACAAGGATTGGCGGTTGAAGCAAATAATACAAATGTAAAAACGCTGGAAGCGCAGAAGAATAAAGAACAATCACTCGCTGCCGAAGAGCTTCAGCAGGCCGAAGATTTAAAAGTGCAATTGGAGAAATTAACAGTGGAACTATCGGCTAAAGCTGGTGAGGGCGGGCGTCTATTCGGTTCCATCACGACTAAACAAATCGCCGCAGAGCTTCAGAAAAAACATGGCATCAAGCTTGATAAACGTAAAATGGAGCTTGCTGATGGCATCCGTTCTTTAGGTCATACCAAGCTGCCTGTCAGGCTTCATCCTGAAGTCACGGCGACGTTGACTGTGCATGTTAAGGAAATTAACTAA
- a CDS encoding YycH family regulatory protein: MNLERAKSIILTILVGTSIFLTWSIWTYEPEYDQLSQSSDYIKIKSDVEIVSDVIKPVSILFHGNGQHFQTSDPIEIGRMEKEYSQWSFSGIREISVKRLQRKFDDFVHEDGSVEIQFSDDVPISIYKTLLNITDKEVPSFSFDRIIIKQREIGENDSAVYFVSYGQEKIYQGMVDSNKVEDFMDKFYTGSYNEHPEYTAEVINSKKTLFVPENPVEIKSFQYYIDNLDIGKLKNALFNFPKYVRQESVSVGDEYTDGTRLMTINKENYLISYINPGQKDKSFGSSSDLLQKSIDFINDHAGWEDNNYRYAYMSESEQRVVFRLFVNGYPAFNEYGMTEIEQIWGKEEIYSYERPYFSLASVLPSEGALKTLASGREVLDQLKSKDNIDFKKVEDISIGYRLDKSLDSKLVTLVTLEPTWYYRIGNKWFIVPFEGDTGGDQSGLE; encoded by the coding sequence ATGAATTTAGAACGTGCAAAAAGCATTATACTGACTATTTTGGTGGGGACGAGCATTTTCTTGACCTGGAGCATTTGGACGTACGAGCCTGAATATGATCAATTGAGTCAATCGTCGGATTATATAAAGATAAAAAGCGATGTGGAGATCGTCAGTGATGTCATTAAACCGGTCAGTATCCTTTTTCACGGTAATGGGCAGCATTTCCAGACCTCAGACCCAATTGAAATAGGCAGGATGGAGAAGGAATATTCGCAATGGAGTTTTAGCGGTATCAGAGAGATCTCGGTAAAGAGGCTACAAAGGAAATTCGATGATTTTGTCCATGAAGACGGATCGGTTGAAATTCAATTTTCCGATGATGTTCCTATATCCATCTATAAAACGTTATTGAATATCACCGATAAGGAAGTGCCTTCCTTTTCTTTTGACCGGATTATCATAAAACAAAGGGAAATCGGTGAAAATGATTCCGCCGTTTATTTTGTTTCATATGGTCAAGAGAAAATCTATCAGGGTATGGTCGATTCCAATAAAGTAGAAGATTTCATGGATAAGTTTTATACGGGTTCTTACAATGAGCACCCCGAATACACGGCAGAAGTGATAAACAGCAAAAAGACGCTGTTCGTACCAGAAAACCCGGTGGAGATTAAAAGCTTTCAGTATTATATCGATAATTTGGATATAGGAAAACTGAAGAATGCATTATTTAATTTTCCTAAGTATGTGCGCCAGGAATCGGTTTCGGTCGGCGATGAATATACGGATGGAACAAGGCTGATGACGATTAATAAAGAAAATTACCTGATTTCTTATATCAATCCGGGACAAAAGGACAAGTCATTCGGAAGTTCGAGTGATCTTCTGCAAAAAAGCATAGATTTCATCAATGATCATGCTGGCTGGGAAGATAATAACTATCGCTACGCCTATATGTCGGAGAGTGAGCAACGGGTCGTGTTCCGGTTGTTCGTAAACGGGTATCCTGCCTTCAATGAATATGGAATGACTGAAATCGAACAAATCTGGGGTAAGGAAGAGATTTATAGCTATGAACGTCCATACTTCTCACTTGCTTCGGTTCTCCCATCAGAAGGTGCTCTTAAGACGTTAGCAAGCGGCAGGGAAGTATTGGATCAGTTGAAATCGAAAGATAATATCGATTTCAAGAAAGTGGAGGACATTTCTATCGGGTATAGATTGGATAAATCCCTTGATTCCAAGCTTGTCACCTTGGTTACCCTTGAACCGACATGGTATTATCGCATCGGCAATAAATGGTTCATTGTGCCTTTTGAAGGAGATACGGGAGGCGATCAAAGTGGATTGGAATAA
- a CDS encoding two-component system regulatory protein YycI — MDWNNTKSIFIMVFFVLNIFLLYQFLEKINDYQYENFAESSTEELLKEDDISIEVPLPKQKLKDQFLTAKSKTFEKKDIQYLKNQKAKIIDDKKLVGTFKTPVSMKADIHEADLDIFLKDYILKGSEYRFWSYDKITQTIICYQVADSKMFFNNSKGKVTLYLNKKGEVVSYEQMYLEDIEKFNKPKELVTPMKAIRALYDNRDIVPKSKVTNVKLGFYNSLQTTSMSHLLVPTWWVVLDNETDLFVNAFDGEVIELNTEEKILE; from the coding sequence GTGGATTGGAATAATACAAAGTCGATATTCATCATGGTGTTCTTCGTTTTGAATATTTTTCTTCTTTATCAATTCCTTGAAAAAATCAATGACTACCAATATGAGAATTTCGCGGAGTCCTCAACGGAGGAGCTATTGAAGGAAGATGATATCTCGATAGAAGTCCCTCTTCCGAAACAAAAGCTGAAGGACCAATTCCTGACTGCGAAAAGCAAGACGTTCGAGAAGAAAGATATACAGTACTTGAAAAATCAAAAAGCCAAGATCATAGATGATAAGAAGCTGGTGGGCACATTCAAGACGCCAGTGAGCATGAAGGCGGACATTCATGAGGCAGACCTGGATATATTCCTGAAGGATTATATATTAAAGGGCAGTGAGTACCGTTTTTGGAGTTATGATAAGATCACCCAGACGATCATTTGCTATCAGGTGGCAGATAGTAAGATGTTTTTTAATAATAGTAAAGGGAAGGTCACTTTATATTTGAATAAAAAAGGTGAAGTCGTGTCCTATGAGCAGATGTATTTAGAGGATATTGAAAAATTCAATAAACCTAAGGAATTGGTAACTCCCATGAAAGCCATTAGAGCTTTATATGATAATCGTGATATTGTGCCAAAAAGCAAAGTCACGAATGTTAAACTGGGTTTTTATAATTCGCTGCAGACGACATCGATGTCCCATTTGCTAGTGCCGACTTGGTGGGTGGTCCTTGATAACGAAACGGATCTCTTCGTGAACGCTTTTGATGGAGAGGTCATTGAATTAAATACTGAAGAAAAAATACTGGAGTGA
- a CDS encoding adenylosuccinate synthase → MSSVVVVGTQWGDEGKGKITDFLSQNAEAIARYQGGNNAGHTIKFNGVTYKLHLIPSGIFYSDKICVIGNGMVVDPKALVEELAYLHSHGVSTDNLRISNRAHVILPYHIKLDEVEEDRKGANKIGTTKKGIGPAYMDKAARNGIRMADLLDREIFEEKLSHNLVEKNRMFERFYETEGFKIEEILEEYYEYGQQVQKYVCDTSVVLNDALDEGKRVLFEGAQGVMLDIDQGTYPFVTSSNPVAGGVTIGSGVGPTKINHVVGVCKAYTSRVGDGPFPTELHDEIGNQIREVGREYGTTTGRPRRVGWFDAVVVRHARRVSGITDLSLNSIDVLSGLDTVKICVAYEYRGEVIHEVPATLKATGECKPVYEELPGWSEDITGCKSLDELPDNARHYVERVSQLVGIPLTTFSVGPDRNQTNIVRSPWRLA, encoded by the coding sequence ATGTCATCAGTTGTAGTAGTCGGTACACAATGGGGAGACGAAGGTAAAGGCAAAATAACAGATTTTCTATCCCAGAATGCGGAAGCCATCGCTCGTTACCAAGGTGGTAACAACGCAGGGCATACAATAAAATTTAATGGTGTTACTTATAAACTGCATTTAATTCCGTCAGGGATTTTTTATAGTGATAAAATTTGTGTCATTGGAAATGGTATGGTGGTCGATCCGAAAGCTCTTGTAGAGGAGCTTGCATATTTGCATAGCCACGGAGTGAGCACGGATAATCTTCGCATTTCGAACCGTGCCCACGTCATTCTTCCTTATCATATCAAATTGGATGAAGTCGAAGAAGATCGTAAAGGCGCCAATAAAATTGGAACGACCAAAAAAGGAATCGGCCCTGCGTATATGGACAAGGCTGCCCGTAACGGAATCCGGATGGCGGACCTTTTGGACCGTGAAATTTTCGAGGAAAAGCTATCTCATAACCTTGTCGAAAAAAATCGTATGTTCGAACGTTTTTATGAGACGGAAGGTTTCAAAATCGAAGAAATCTTGGAAGAATACTATGAGTATGGTCAACAAGTGCAAAAATATGTTTGCGATACATCCGTTGTATTGAACGATGCACTTGATGAAGGAAAACGGGTATTATTCGAAGGCGCACAAGGAGTCATGCTTGATATCGATCAAGGAACATATCCATTCGTCACGTCATCCAATCCGGTTGCAGGCGGCGTTACGATCGGTTCTGGCGTAGGTCCTACTAAAATCAACCATGTTGTTGGTGTATGTAAAGCATATACAAGCCGTGTGGGCGATGGTCCTTTCCCGACAGAATTGCATGATGAAATCGGTAATCAAATCCGTGAAGTAGGCCGCGAATACGGCACAACTACTGGCAGACCGCGCCGCGTGGGCTGGTTTGACGCTGTTGTCGTTCGCCATGCACGCCGTGTCAGCGGAATCACCGACCTATCATTGAACTCGATTGACGTGCTATCAGGTCTTGATACGGTCAAAATCTGTGTAGCTTATGAATACAGAGGCGAAGTCATTCACGAGGTGCCAGCGACGCTGAAAGCGACCGGCGAATGCAAGCCAGTTTATGAAGAGCTTCCAGGCTGGTCAGAGGACATCACAGGATGCAAATCATTGGACGAGCTTCCAGATAATGCTCGTCACTATGTTGAGCGCGTATCACAATTAGTGGGCATTCCTTTGACGACTTTCTCTGTAGGTCCTGACCGCAACCAAACAAATATCGTGAGAAGCCCTTGGCGTCTAGCGTAA
- a CDS encoding peptidoglycan DD-metalloendopeptidase family protein: MFSLKGKGITLLLVSIVLLLAGNRVTAAGLSDTTTIHHVYLDDEFVGSVTDEDKVEKIMADKVEEAQQDYPDYTFDKESQLTFVPEEVFEDEVKEDQAVEGISDRLEVKAKAYEIGIDHQAVAYLASKDDAEEVLKKLTLLYVDEAEYEDYESAKNGGDKAGEPLKEPGSRILDIEFSLPVTIKESMVDPEEIKTADKTIAMLEEGKEKKVVYETKKDDDLESIAASHDMDADRLLELNPSQHEGEDLKEGERLFVTELMPYVNVMVEREVYKEERIPFEKKVQEDDELPKGEVITEQAGNDGIEAFTYNISETNGKKISEAIVEKEITEKAKTKITKKGTKVIPSRGSGTYAWPADGGYISSKQGQRWGKLHKGIDIARPSTRTITAADHGIIESAGNAGGYGNKITINHNNGYKTVYAHLDSIGVKVGQKIEKGSKIGMMGSTGNSTGVHLHFEVYKNGTLVNPLSYISQ; the protein is encoded by the coding sequence ATGTTTAGCTTAAAAGGGAAGGGAATCACCCTGCTGTTAGTATCCATCGTTTTACTGCTGGCTGGAAATCGGGTGACGGCTGCAGGGCTCTCGGATACTACAACCATCCACCATGTATATCTTGATGACGAGTTCGTCGGGAGTGTGACCGATGAAGATAAGGTCGAGAAGATCATGGCGGATAAGGTGGAGGAAGCACAGCAAGATTATCCTGATTATACATTCGATAAGGAGTCGCAGCTGACGTTTGTCCCTGAAGAGGTATTTGAAGATGAAGTGAAAGAGGATCAGGCAGTAGAGGGTATTTCCGATCGATTGGAAGTGAAGGCTAAAGCGTATGAAATCGGTATAGATCATCAAGCGGTCGCTTATTTGGCATCAAAGGATGATGCCGAGGAAGTGTTGAAAAAGCTCACCCTACTATATGTTGATGAAGCTGAATACGAAGATTATGAATCAGCTAAAAATGGAGGAGACAAGGCCGGGGAACCATTAAAGGAACCAGGAAGCAGAATCCTCGACATCGAATTTTCGCTTCCGGTTACGATTAAAGAGTCAATGGTCGATCCAGAGGAGATCAAGACGGCAGATAAAACCATTGCCATGCTCGAGGAAGGCAAGGAGAAAAAGGTCGTCTATGAGACTAAAAAAGATGATGACCTGGAATCGATTGCTGCAAGTCATGATATGGACGCTGACCGACTGTTGGAGCTGAACCCTAGTCAGCATGAAGGAGAGGACCTTAAGGAGGGCGAACGTCTCTTTGTGACGGAACTTATGCCTTATGTGAACGTAATGGTAGAAAGGGAAGTATATAAGGAGGAACGCATTCCTTTTGAAAAGAAAGTTCAGGAGGATGATGAATTGCCAAAGGGCGAGGTCATCACTGAACAAGCGGGCAATGATGGAATCGAGGCCTTCACCTATAACATTTCCGAAACGAACGGTAAAAAAATCAGTGAGGCGATCGTGGAAAAAGAAATAACGGAAAAAGCGAAGACGAAAATCACCAAAAAAGGCACGAAGGTCATTCCTTCGCGGGGCAGCGGCACATATGCATGGCCTGCGGACGGGGGCTATATATCCAGTAAGCAGGGGCAGCGATGGGGGAAACTCCATAAGGGGATTGATATCGCGCGTCCTTCCACGAGAACTATCACGGCAGCTGATCATGGAATCATTGAGTCCGCAGGAAACGCCGGAGGGTATGGAAATAAGATAACGATCAACCATAATAATGGATACAAGACAGTCTATGCCCATCTCGATTCGATCGGTGTTAAAGTAGGGCAAAAGATCGAAAAGGGCTCGAAAATCGGCATGATGGGTTCAACAGGGAACTCAACAGGCGTCCATCTCCATTTTGAAGTATACAAAAATGGGACGCTTGTAAATCCGTTGAGCTATATAAGTCAGTAA